One genomic window of Legionella jordanis includes the following:
- a CDS encoding FAD-dependent monooxygenase: MNHQFDVVVVGGGIVGLTAALAMAKRDFTVAVIDGTSLIIDSNRFDPRVYAINLASQELFEQLNVWQQIKQERLSPYQRMHVWDAGNRAHIDFDSREVKASALGHILEETVLKEALLKEIAHWQKVHLFADSKIECIEQANDRITVSAANSSWEAKLLMIADGANSLCRKLLNVGLTSWSYHQDAIVALVKTEKPHQKTAYQVFNSDGPLAFLPLADEHLCSIVWSTTPAHAKKLMALSAEDFNHELEKAFASKLGKVEVQGARYGFPLTMRHAKQYSGQNWILMGDAAHTIHPLAGLGLNVGLADVDCWLQALDGSSNRINLKLLGFYQRQRRYAVWQIIAMMEGLKAVFLNPLRVVSRLRAFGLSFCNRLPPLKKLFIQQAAGKSLEL, encoded by the coding sequence ATGAATCACCAGTTTGACGTCGTTGTAGTTGGAGGGGGCATCGTCGGTTTGACTGCGGCTTTGGCTATGGCCAAACGCGACTTCACAGTGGCTGTAATAGACGGTACTTCATTAATCATCGACAGCAACCGCTTTGACCCGCGCGTTTATGCAATTAATTTGGCTTCCCAGGAATTGTTTGAGCAGCTCAATGTTTGGCAACAAATAAAGCAAGAGCGGCTGTCGCCTTATCAGCGCATGCATGTCTGGGATGCCGGCAATCGTGCTCACATCGATTTTGATTCAAGAGAGGTCAAAGCCAGTGCATTGGGGCATATTCTTGAAGAAACTGTATTAAAAGAAGCCTTGTTAAAGGAAATTGCACATTGGCAAAAAGTTCATTTATTTGCTGACAGTAAAATAGAGTGCATTGAGCAGGCAAATGACCGCATCACCGTGTCTGCCGCCAATAGCAGTTGGGAAGCAAAGTTATTGATGATCGCCGATGGCGCCAATTCTCTCTGCCGGAAACTACTGAATGTAGGACTCACCTCTTGGTCTTACCATCAAGATGCCATTGTGGCTCTGGTAAAAACAGAAAAACCCCACCAAAAAACGGCTTATCAGGTATTCAATTCAGATGGGCCTCTCGCTTTTCTTCCCTTGGCGGATGAACACCTATGTTCCATCGTTTGGTCGACTACGCCAGCACATGCAAAAAAGCTTATGGCCCTTTCAGCAGAAGATTTCAATCATGAGCTGGAAAAGGCTTTTGCCAGTAAGCTGGGCAAGGTCGAAGTTCAAGGTGCCCGCTATGGTTTTCCATTGACCATGCGTCATGCCAAACAGTACAGCGGACAAAACTGGATACTCATGGGTGATGCTGCTCATACCATTCACCCATTGGCAGGCTTAGGTTTAAATGTTGGGCTTGCCGATGTGGATTGCTGGTTGCAAGCACTTGATGGTTCAAGCAACCGCATCAATCTTAAGTTGTTGGGTTTCTATCAGAGACAAAGACGATATGCCGTGTGGCAGATCATTGCCATGATGGAGGGCTTAAAAGCTGTCTTTTTAAATCCCTTAAGGGTAGTGAGCCGTTTACGGGCTTTCGGATTGTCGTTTTGTAATCGTTTGCCTCCGTTAAAAAAATTGTTCATTCAACAAGCTGCGGGCAAAAGCCTGGAGCTTTAA
- the ubiH gene encoding 2-octaprenyl-6-methoxyphenyl hydroxylase has protein sequence MVEKELDILIVGGGLTGAALLLALAGKGFRVLLIDNKPLSEKADINFDARSLALSPASIRILEKLNIWPLLENKATSIRQIHVSEQRQFAATRLQAKPGKALGYVVEMPYINQALQQLLNKDDVLAPAQLSQLDEASGIALVTTPNGQQFKISAKLVVAADGTHSAVRQLLNLKTKTHDYHQQAIVANIGLARTHDHVAYERFTPSGPLAMLPLTDNRASLVWALPPQQAQQLMIVSEKEFLKALQQAFGYRLGRFCRAGERMLFPLKQVLMPTAVKWPFVFVGNAVHTLHPVAGQGFNLGLRDVAALAQCIMNDGLNEAMLANYSSMRRHDQRAIVTLTDGLIKIFTSRLPGMALARNAGLMAMEHFTVLKKLLRHYTQGFGGITPDLVCGIDLEDGQ, from the coding sequence GTGGTTGAAAAAGAACTTGATATTTTAATTGTTGGTGGCGGGCTCACTGGGGCGGCCTTGCTGCTTGCTTTGGCAGGAAAAGGTTTTCGTGTTTTATTGATCGATAATAAACCGCTTAGCGAGAAAGCAGACATTAACTTCGACGCACGTAGTCTGGCTTTATCTCCGGCTAGTATCCGTATTTTAGAAAAGCTCAACATCTGGCCTTTGCTGGAAAATAAGGCAACGAGTATTCGCCAAATTCACGTTTCCGAGCAAAGGCAGTTTGCTGCCACACGTTTGCAAGCCAAGCCTGGAAAGGCATTAGGTTATGTAGTTGAAATGCCTTATATTAACCAAGCGCTTCAGCAACTTTTAAATAAAGATGATGTGTTAGCGCCTGCCCAATTAAGCCAATTAGACGAGGCAAGCGGAATTGCCCTGGTGACCACGCCTAATGGCCAGCAATTTAAAATTTCGGCGAAACTGGTGGTAGCAGCCGATGGCACTCATTCAGCTGTGCGCCAATTACTGAATTTGAAAACCAAAACCCATGATTACCATCAGCAAGCCATTGTTGCCAATATTGGCTTGGCTCGCACGCATGATCATGTAGCCTATGAGCGGTTTACTCCCTCAGGCCCCTTGGCAATGCTCCCGCTAACCGATAATAGAGCATCGCTGGTTTGGGCTTTGCCGCCTCAGCAGGCACAGCAGCTCATGATCGTTTCCGAAAAAGAATTTTTAAAAGCCTTGCAACAAGCCTTTGGCTATCGCTTAGGCCGTTTTTGTCGGGCCGGGGAGCGCATGCTCTTCCCTTTAAAACAAGTTCTCATGCCAACTGCCGTAAAATGGCCCTTTGTATTTGTTGGAAATGCCGTGCACACCTTGCATCCGGTAGCCGGGCAGGGATTTAACCTGGGCCTTCGCGACGTGGCCGCTTTGGCGCAATGCATTATGAATGACGGGTTAAATGAAGCCATGCTTGCTAATTACTCCTCGATGAGACGGCATGATCAACGAGCCATTGTAACATTAACCGATGGCCTCATTAAAATTTTCACCAGCCGCTTGCCTGGTATGGCGCTTGCCCGTAATGCGGGCTTAATGGCCATGGAGCATTTCACTGTTTTGAAAAAGCTGTTACGCCATTATACACAAGGTTTTGGGGGCATTACGCCCGATTTGGTCTGTGGGATTGATCTGGAGGATGGTCAATGA